A portion of the Mesobacillus sp. AQ2 genome contains these proteins:
- a CDS encoding FixH family protein, with protein sequence MKKILSIFIAIMLLLTACSASQDNKEDSLEDPPELLEVSISIPEKIEINQEVTIEAKVTQGGKKVTDADEVKFEIWQSRQDEHEMLPAQNKKNGIYAIKKTFNEGGNYFIVAHTTANRMHSMPKKEIIVAGSEKEPSSSADGEKENHESHAEHEHTDHHNSEVAFEFLEPSTINSNQPTELSTKITQEDEIISEARVRFEIWQENETAHQFVEAKEISPGTYNTEYTFPSHGHFNVKIHVEKGNIHNHTEKSVDVE encoded by the coding sequence ATGAAAAAGATATTGTCCATTTTTATCGCTATTATGTTACTATTGACTGCCTGTTCCGCTAGTCAGGATAACAAAGAAGATTCGCTTGAAGATCCACCAGAACTTTTGGAGGTGTCGATTAGCATACCTGAAAAAATCGAAATCAATCAGGAGGTTACGATTGAAGCAAAAGTGACTCAGGGCGGGAAGAAAGTGACTGACGCAGATGAGGTGAAGTTTGAAATTTGGCAGTCCCGCCAGGATGAGCATGAGATGTTACCGGCTCAAAATAAAAAAAATGGCATATATGCCATCAAGAAAACTTTTAACGAAGGCGGGAATTATTTCATCGTAGCCCATACGACGGCAAACCGGATGCATAGCATGCCTAAGAAAGAAATAATTGTGGCCGGCAGTGAGAAAGAGCCATCTTCTTCAGCTGACGGGGAAAAGGAAAATCATGAAAGTCACGCTGAACACGAACATACCGATCATCATAATAGTGAAGTTGCATTCGAGTTCCTTGAGCCTTCCACGATTAATAGTAACCAGCCAACTGAGTTAAGTACTAAAATTACTCAGGAAGATGAGATTATTTCGGAAGCAAGGGTTCGTTTTGAAATCTGGCAAGAGAACGAAACAGCTCATCAGTTCGTGGAGGCCAAAGAAATCTCTCCCGGCACATACAACACTGAATATACATTCCCTTCACACGGGCACTTCAATGTGAAAATTCATGTGGAAAAAGGGAATATTCATAATCATACAGAAAAATCCGTAGATGTAGAATAA
- a CDS encoding helix-turn-helix domain-containing protein has protein sequence MDKSICPRFEKAMGILGQRWTGLIMYQLLSGPQRFCTIESAVGVSGRVLSERLKDLESEGIVKREVYPETPVRIEYSLTEKGQALEPLMKEIETWSQTWL, from the coding sequence TTGGATAAGTCAATATGCCCTAGATTTGAAAAAGCCATGGGGATCTTAGGCCAAAGATGGACAGGGTTGATTATGTATCAGCTCTTATCTGGCCCCCAGCGGTTTTGCACAATAGAATCAGCCGTAGGAGTAAGTGGCAGAGTCCTGTCAGAAAGACTGAAAGACCTGGAAAGCGAAGGAATCGTCAAGCGGGAAGTATATCCGGAAACACCCGTACGAATAGAATATTCCTTAACCGAAAAAGGCCAGGCATTAGAGCCGCTGATGAAAGAAATCGAAACATGGTCGCAAACATGGCTGTAG